The following is a genomic window from Staphylococcus saccharolyticus.
TTCTTATTACTTGATTGAACATGAAAATCATTTACCCAAATTACAATTAAATGTTAATCAGGTAAATGATTTTAATGAACAAAACCAAAATCATACTGAAAATTGGTTAACACTTTTAGATGATACGAGTCCTATTGATATGTTAGCAAGTTGGTCTGATTCAGAACCTACTCAATCTCAAAAAAGTATGATTGAAGAACTGATTGAAAGAGAAAAAATGAACTTTGGTGTAATTAATATATTATTACAATTTGTAATGCTTAAAGAGGATATGAAATTACCTAAATCTTATATTTTTGAAATTGCATCAAATTGGAAGAAAAAAGGGATTGAAAATGCAAAACAAGCATATGATTACGCTCTAAAAGTTAATAAACCTAAAAGTTATGATGTTCAAAATAAAAAAGATAGAAAATATCATAGTCGTCAAAAGCAACTTATTTCAAAAGAAAAAACGCCTAAATGGCTTGAAGAGAGAAATGCGCAATCAAAACAGCAAGATTCAGGTAATAAAGATGAAAAACTCGAAAAAGATAGACAAGCATTTATAGAAAAACTAAATCAGAAATGGAAGGAGGGAGATAACTAATGAAAAGTTTTAAAAATATTATGGGTTCTACACCAGATTTAGAAAAACGCATAAAAAAAATAAAACAAGATGTGATTAATGATTCTGATGTAAATCAGTTCCTAACTTTACATCATAATGAAATAACAAATACTACGATTGATGAAGATTTAAATGTATTACAAGAATTTAAAGATCAACAGAAGTACTATGATGGACATAGTTTTGAGAATTGTCCAAACTTTGTAAAAGGGCATGTGCCGGAATTATATATAGAAAATGAAAGAATTAAAATTAGATATCTACCTTGTCCATGTAAGATTAAATATGATGAAGAAAGATTTAATTCTAAACTTATTATATCACACCATATGCAACGGGATACTTTAAACGCTAAACTAAAAGATATTTTTATGGATAATAGAGAACGACTTGACATTGCTGTGGCAGCAGATGAAATCTGTACGTCTCTTACGAAAAGTGAAAAGGTAAAAGGTTTATATTTATATGGTCCATTTGGTACAGGAAAATCCTTTATTCTAGGCGCCATTGCAAATCAACTTAAATCAGAAAAAATTTCTTCTACAATAGTTTATTTACCAGAATTTATACGTACTTTAAAAAGCGGATTCAAAGATGGTAGTTTTGAGAAGAAATTACAGCGAGTAAGAGAATCAAATATTTTAATGCTTGACGATATAGGTGCGGAAGAAGTCACACCATGGGTAAGAGATGAAGTTATTGGACCTCTTTTACATTATAGAATGGTGCATGAATTACCAACTTTCTTTAGTTCAAACTTTGATTATAGTGAATTAGAGCATCATCTTTCTATGACGAGAGATGGTAGTGAAAAAACTAAAGCAGCTCGAATTATTGAAAGGATTAAAACATTATCCACGCCATACTATTTAGAAGGACAAAATTATAGAAACAATTGAATTTTATTTTATGAAGTGTATAATGGAATTAAATCTAAATCGTTGAAACTATTGAAGATAAGATAATTTAATCAATATTACACAGAAAGTCATTAGTTGATGAGAATATGGCTGATATATTAAATTATTACTACTTCAGTGATGATATTTGTAATGAATATTCGGCTCAAGACCGTTATCTTATGTAGAGTATAGGTGGAGACATTATAGAATGAAGTCTTCGCCTTAACTAGGGTGGTACCACGACTATCTCGTCCCTTGCTAGGGACGAGATTTTTTTGTTATTAGGGTTTTTATCTTATTGATTCAATAAGTCAACGATCAGATGTTTATTAAATAGGAGGGTTTAGTATGGATCAAATCAAAGTTCAATTCCCAGACGGTAATTCTAAAGAATTTGATAAAGAAACTACTACAGAGGATATCGCTCAATCAATAAGTCCAGGATTAAGAAAAAAAGCTGTTGCAGGCAAATTCAATGGACAAATAATAGATTTAACACGTTCATTAGAAAACGATGGGTCAATCGAAGTCATCACTCCAGGAAGTGAGGAAGCATTAGAGGTGTTACGTCATTCTACTGCACACTTAATGGCTCAAGCATTAAAACGTTTATATGGCGACGTGAAATTTGGTGTAGGTCCAATAATTGAAGGTGGTTTCTACTATGATTTTGATATGGATGAAAAGGTTTCATCAGATGATTTTGAAAAAATCGAAAAAACTATGAAACAAATCGTAAATGAGAATCATAAAATTGAACGTAAAGTGGTAAGTAGAAATGAAGCGAAGGAATTTTTCAAAGGTGATCCCTATAAATTAGAACTTATTGATGCAATTCCTGAAGACGAAAATGTAACGCTATATACACAAGGTGAATTCACTGATCTTTGTAGGGGTGTTCATGTACAATCTACTTCAAAAATTAAAGAATTTAAATTATTATCTACTGCTGGTGCTTATTGGCGTGGAGACAGTGACAATAAAATGTTACAACGCATTTATGGCACTGCTTTCTTCGATAAAAAAGATTTAAAAGAACATTTAAAAATGTTAGAAGAACGTCGTGAACGAGATCACCGCAAAATTGGTGAAGACTTAGAACTGTTTACTAATAATCAATTAGTAGGTGCTGGCCTGCCATTGTGGTTACCGAATGGAGCTACAATACGTCGTGAAATTGAGCGTTATATTGTTGATAAAGAAGTTAGCATGGGATATGACCATGTATACACTCCTGTGTTAGCCAATGTTGATTTGTATAAAACTTCTGGACACTGGGATCATTATCAAGAAGACATGTTCCCAGCTATGAAATTAGATGAAGATGAGGCAATGGTTCTAAGACCAATGAATTGTCCGCACCATATGATGATTTATAAAAACAAACCTCATTCATATCGAGAATTGCCAATTCGTATAGCTGAATTAGGTACTATGCATCGTTATGAAGCAAGTGGTGCTGTATCTGGTTTACAACGTGTTCGTGGAATGACTTTAAATGATTCTCATATCTTTGTAAGACCTGACCAAATTAAAGACGAATTCAAGCGCGTGGTTAATATGATTAAAGATGTTTATAAAGATTTTGGATTTGAAGATTATCGCTTTAGACTTAGTTATAGAAATCCAGAAGATAAACATAAATACTTTGATGATGATGAAATGTGGAAAAAAGCTGAAACAATGTTGAAAGAAGCTTCTGATGAACTTGGTCTAACTTACGAAGAAGCTATTGGTGAGGCAGCATTTTATGGGCCTAAATTAGATGTTCAAGTTAAAACTGCTATGGGGAAAGAGGAAACTTTATCAACTGCACAATTAGACTTCCTTTTGCCAGAACGTTTTGACTTAACATATATTGGTAGTGATGGAGAACAACATCGACCAGTAGTTATTCATCGTGGAGTAGTATCAACTATGGAACGTTTTGTAGCGTTTTTAACAGAGGAAACAAAAGGTGCATTCCCAACTTGGTTAGCACCAAAACAAGTTGAAATTATCCCAGTTAATGTTGACTTACATTATGATTACGCAAGACAATTGCAAGATGAGCTTAAATCACAAGGTATTCGTGTTGAAATCGATGACCGTAATGAAAAAATGGGTTATAAAATACGTGAAGCTCAAATGAATAAAATACCTTATCAAATAGTTGTTGGAGATAAAGAAGTTGAAAACAATGAAGTCAATGTTAGACAATATGGCTCAGAAAATCAAAAAACACTTGAAAAAGATGAATTTATTTGGAGTTTAGTAGATGAAATTCGTTTAAAAAAACGTAGATAAACTTGAAAATAGCGAGGATATCGTGTATATTACAGATGAAACAAAATAAAAATTAGAGTTAGAGGTTGCATTTTTAATCAGTAGGTAATCAGAAGTCGTATGGGACATATGTTGAATTAGCGAAAGGTAACGATGCCGAAATAATTATAAGACCATAAATTATAATTGTTGGGACAACTGTCGATAAGAAGTTGTACTGTCACTGAATGTGATGTGCTACCTTATATAGATAAAACCAAGTGGTTGCATATCTTAAAGGTATGTGACCGCTTTTTGTTTGTGCTCTGCGTAAGCGAAGTATGAAAAGTTGATTTGGACATCTGAAGATAAGTGGTATAATATATAAAAAATTTTCATCAAATTCTCATACATTAATAATACAATGTTGGTACACAGAAATATAGTTACATGTTAGCCTCTAAGAGAAGGAAAGGGAGCATCTATGAATAATAGAAATGAAAATCAAAATGGCGGTGTCCAGAGAGCTTTAAAAGATCGTCATATTTCCATGATTGCTATTGGAGGATGTATAGGAACAGGTTTATTTATGACTTCTGGAGGTGCTATCCATGATGCAGGGGCATTGGGAGCTTTAATTGCCTATGCTATTATCGGAGCAATGGTATTTTTCCTAATGACTTCATTAGGTGAAATGGCAACTTATTTACCTGTTTCAGGTTCTTTCAGTACATACGCAACGCGCTTTGTAGATCCCTCTTTAGGTTTTGCATTAGGTTGGAACTACTGGTTTAATTGGGTAATCACTGTGGCAGCTGATGTCACAATCGCTGCACAAGTTATCCAATATTGGACTCCAATGCAAGGTATACCTGCATGGATATGGAGTTGTATTTTCTTAATAATTATTTTTGCATTAAACTCTTTATCAGTAAGAGTCTACGGCGAAAGTGAATATTGGTTTGCTCTAATCAAAGTCGTTACTGTTATTATCTTCATTATCATTGGTTTACTTACTATAGTAGGGATTATGGGTGGAGAGTTCGTTGGCTTTGATACATTTACTAAAGGTGATGGTCCTATATTGGGAGGTAATCTAGGCGGAAGTTTACTTTCAATTTTAGGTGTGTTCTTAGTTGCTGGTTTCTCATTCCAAGGAACAGAATTAATAGGGATTACTGCTGGTGAATCTGAGAATCCAGAACGTGCTGTTCCAAAAGCGATTAAACAAGTATTTTGGCGAATACTATTATTTTATATCTTAGCAATCTTTATAATAGGCATGCTTATCCCATATGATAGTAAAGCTCTAATGGATGGTGGAGACAGTATTTCTACTTCACCATTTACTCTTGTATTCAAAAATGCAGGCTTAGCTTTTGCAGCATCTTTTATGAACGCAGTTATTTTAACATCTGTGCTGTCGGCTGGTAATTCAGGCATGTATGCTTCTACACGAATGCTTTACTCAATGAGTAAAGGTAAGCTTGCTTTTGATTCATTCGGAAAAACTAATAAAAATGGGGTGCCGTACATTTCTCTAATGGCAACTGGATTTTTAGTTGTCCTTATCTTTGCTTTACAACATATTAATGGTGATGCTTATGAGTATATTGTTGCAGCAAGTGGAATGACTGGTTTTATTGCATGGGTAGGAATCGCAGTAAGTCATTTTAGATTTAGACGTGCGTTTGATAGACAAGATTACGATAAATCTAAATTAAAGTACAAAGCTAAACTTTTTCCTTTTGGACCCATTTTTGCGGGTATACTATGTGTGATTGTTATTATTGGTCAGGACGTTGACTTTATTAAAACAGGCGACTTTGATATAAGTCGATTTTTCATAACTTATATGGGGATTCCTGTATTCCTAATTTTCTTCTTTTATCATAAGTTACGATATAAAACAAAAAAAATACCACTTGAAAAAGTTGATTTAAGACAAGATGTTTCTATGGAAGAAATTAGACATCATGATCATAAATAAAAAAGATTTGACTTACATGTTTATTACTGATATGATTAGCGATGTTGAATACGAAACGAACCAAGTAGAAGCACCCGCTTCTCACCTGTAGCGACGCAAAAGCAGTTGGCAGGTTAATCATGTTACACAATAAGTGTGTGGAAGAAGAGCGGGTAGTGATACCCGCTCTTCTTTTTTGCTTGGGACAATTTCGTAAAACTCTGGGAGGTGTCAACCATAGCAAAAGATCAAACTCAAGTTAATGAGAAAATTCGTGCAAAAGAACTACGTTTAATAGGCCAAGATGGTGATCAAATTGGTGTGAAATCTAAACGTGAAGCATTAGAAATGGCTGAACGTGTAGACTTAGATTTAGTTGTTGTCGCACCAAATGCGAAACCACCTGTTGCTAGAATTATGGATTATGGTAAATACAAATTCGAACAACAGAAAAAAGAAAAAGAAATGAAGAAGAAACAAAAAGTCATTAATGTTAAAGAATTACGTTTAAGTCCGACTATCGAAGAACACGATTTCCAAACGAAGTTGAAAAACGGACGTAAATTTTTATCTAAAGGCGATAAATGTAAAGTTTCAATTCGTTTTAGAGGACGTGCAATTACGCATAAAGAAATTGGTCAACGTGTATTAGAAAAATTTGCAGATGAATGTAAAGATATTGCAACTGTTGAACAAAAACCTAAAATGGAAGGGCGTCAAATGTTTATTATGTTAGCGCCTGTCAACGAAAAATAAACGTTAAATTATAGGAGGAAATGAATCATGCCTAAAATGAAAACTCACCGCGGAGCAGCTAAACGTGTTAAAAGAACTGGTTCAGGTAAATTAAAACGTTCTAGAGCTTTCACATCTCACTTATTCGCAAATAAAAACACTAAACAAAAACGTCAATTACGTAAAGCAAAATTAGTGTCTAAGAGTGATATGAAACGCGTAAAACAATTATTAGCTTACAAAAAATAAGATTTAAAACGAAAAGATATGATAGAGACTATCTAAGGAGGAATTTATTATGCCACGAGTTAAAGGTGGAACAGTAACAAGAGCACGTCGTAAAAAAACGATTAAATTAGCTAAAGGTTACTTTGGTTCAAAACATACATTATATAAAGTAGCTAAACAACAAGTTATGAAATCAGGTCAATATGCTTTCCGTGACCGTCGTCAACGTAAACGTGATTTCCGTAAATTATGGATTACACGTATCAATGCGGCTGCACGTCAACATGATATCAGCTATTCACGTTTGATGAACGGCTTGAAAAAAGCTGAAATTGATATTAACCGTAAAATGTTATCAGAAATCGCTATTTCAGATGATAAAGCTTTCGGTGAATTAGTATCTAAAGCTAAAGAAGCTTTAAAATAGTTAATGAGTAAGAGATGACGAGTAAAGTCATCTCTTTTTTTGTTTTCATTTATTTTTTATATTCAATCGCAATGTTAATTAATTTTTGCTAAAATGACTGTTAGAAAAGTACACCTGAAAAGGAGAAAAATATGTCTAAGTTCGATGAACAAATTATAGTAGTAAAAAGAAATATATTATTTGATAATGACAAGAATGCATTTAATGGATTTATGCATAAAAACAATATTAAAGGCAAAGATATTTTTAATGCTTTAAGTGAATATGAAGTAAAAAGACGTGGTGATATGGAAGAAGACCCTTCGTTCAAGCAACTTATCTCATATTGCTTATTAGAAAATGAAAAAGGTGAGATTCTGGTATATGAACGTCTCTCCGGGGGAGGAGAAGAACGTTTACATGGACAATCATCAGTGGGTGTTGGCGGACATATGAACAACGTTGTTGGAGCAGATTCTATTAACGAGGTATTGAGAGTTAATGCGCAAAGAGAACTTGAGGAAGAAGTTGGTCTGTGTCAAGAAGACTCTCAAAATATGGAATATTTAGGCTTCATCAATGATGACACAAATGAGGTAGGAAAAGTTCATATGGGTATTGTCTTTAAGATTACTGTGCATTCAAATGATGTTGAAGCAAAAGAAACGGATACACTTAAAATTAGATGGGCAGAAAAAGGTAGTATCGAATCTTATGATGATTTTGAAACATGGAGTGCGTTAATACTTCAAGACCTGTAAAGATTGGAGTGCGAGTCAATTGTCAAATGTAATACCTTTTCCACAATCTGAAGAAAAATTGCTTAATCAGATTAACGATGCGCAAAGACGTAATGATTTCAATGCAATGTATAATTTATTTCACACATATGAGCAAAATTTTGAATTAAATGAGAAAGTTGCATTA
Proteins encoded in this region:
- the dnaI gene encoding primosomal protein DnaI; the encoded protein is MKSFKNIMGSTPDLEKRIKKIKQDVINDSDVNQFLTLHHNEITNTTIDEDLNVLQEFKDQQKYYDGHSFENCPNFVKGHVPELYIENERIKIRYLPCPCKIKYDEERFNSKLIISHHMQRDTLNAKLKDIFMDNRERLDIAVAADEICTSLTKSEKVKGLYLYGPFGTGKSFILGAIANQLKSEKISSTIVYLPEFIRTLKSGFKDGSFEKKLQRVRESNILMLDDIGAEEVTPWVRDEVIGPLLHYRMVHELPTFFSSNFDYSELEHHLSMTRDGSEKTKAARIIERIKTLSTPYYLEGQNYRNN
- the thrS gene encoding threonine--tRNA ligase, whose amino-acid sequence is MDQIKVQFPDGNSKEFDKETTTEDIAQSISPGLRKKAVAGKFNGQIIDLTRSLENDGSIEVITPGSEEALEVLRHSTAHLMAQALKRLYGDVKFGVGPIIEGGFYYDFDMDEKVSSDDFEKIEKTMKQIVNENHKIERKVVSRNEAKEFFKGDPYKLELIDAIPEDENVTLYTQGEFTDLCRGVHVQSTSKIKEFKLLSTAGAYWRGDSDNKMLQRIYGTAFFDKKDLKEHLKMLEERRERDHRKIGEDLELFTNNQLVGAGLPLWLPNGATIRREIERYIVDKEVSMGYDHVYTPVLANVDLYKTSGHWDHYQEDMFPAMKLDEDEAMVLRPMNCPHHMMIYKNKPHSYRELPIRIAELGTMHRYEASGAVSGLQRVRGMTLNDSHIFVRPDQIKDEFKRVVNMIKDVYKDFGFEDYRFRLSYRNPEDKHKYFDDDEMWKKAETMLKEASDELGLTYEEAIGEAAFYGPKLDVQVKTAMGKEETLSTAQLDFLLPERFDLTYIGSDGEQHRPVVIHRGVVSTMERFVAFLTEETKGAFPTWLAPKQVEIIPVNVDLHYDYARQLQDELKSQGIRVEIDDRNEKMGYKIREAQMNKIPYQIVVGDKEVENNEVNVRQYGSENQKTLEKDEFIWSLVDEIRLKKRR
- a CDS encoding amino acid permease; translated protein: MNNRNENQNGGVQRALKDRHISMIAIGGCIGTGLFMTSGGAIHDAGALGALIAYAIIGAMVFFLMTSLGEMATYLPVSGSFSTYATRFVDPSLGFALGWNYWFNWVITVAADVTIAAQVIQYWTPMQGIPAWIWSCIFLIIIFALNSLSVRVYGESEYWFALIKVVTVIIFIIIGLLTIVGIMGGEFVGFDTFTKGDGPILGGNLGGSLLSILGVFLVAGFSFQGTELIGITAGESENPERAVPKAIKQVFWRILLFYILAIFIIGMLIPYDSKALMDGGDSISTSPFTLVFKNAGLAFAASFMNAVILTSVLSAGNSGMYASTRMLYSMSKGKLAFDSFGKTNKNGVPYISLMATGFLVVLIFALQHINGDAYEYIVAASGMTGFIAWVGIAVSHFRFRRAFDRQDYDKSKLKYKAKLFPFGPIFAGILCVIVIIGQDVDFIKTGDFDISRFFITYMGIPVFLIFFFYHKLRYKTKKIPLEKVDLRQDVSMEEIRHHDHK
- the infC gene encoding translation initiation factor IF-3; the protein is MSTIAKDQTQVNEKIRAKELRLIGQDGDQIGVKSKREALEMAERVDLDLVVVAPNAKPPVARIMDYGKYKFEQQKKEKEMKKKQKVINVKELRLSPTIEEHDFQTKLKNGRKFLSKGDKCKVSIRFRGRAITHKEIGQRVLEKFADECKDIATVEQKPKMEGRQMFIMLAPVNEK
- the rpmI gene encoding 50S ribosomal protein L35, which gives rise to MPKMKTHRGAAKRVKRTGSGKLKRSRAFTSHLFANKNTKQKRQLRKAKLVSKSDMKRVKQLLAYKK
- the rplT gene encoding 50S ribosomal protein L20, yielding MPRVKGGTVTRARRKKTIKLAKGYFGSKHTLYKVAKQQVMKSGQYAFRDRRQRKRDFRKLWITRINAAARQHDISYSRLMNGLKKAEIDINRKMLSEIAISDDKAFGELVSKAKEALK
- a CDS encoding NUDIX domain-containing protein, with the translated sequence MSKFDEQIIVVKRNILFDNDKNAFNGFMHKNNIKGKDIFNALSEYEVKRRGDMEEDPSFKQLISYCLLENEKGEILVYERLSGGGEERLHGQSSVGVGGHMNNVVGADSINEVLRVNAQRELEEEVGLCQEDSQNMEYLGFINDDTNEVGKVHMGIVFKITVHSNDVEAKETDTLKIRWAEKGSIESYDDFETWSALILQDL